The genomic stretch CGACGTGGCGGGGAAGGAAGCGGGCGCCCTGGGCGCTGGCCGCGGTGGCGAGCACATCCCGCACCTGCTCCAGGCCGCCCAGCCCCTGGGGCCAGCCGTCCACCACCCAGAGGCCACCGGGTGTGGAGGACAGCAGCTCGCGCCGGCCCTCGGCGATGATTTCAATGCCGCGCAGCTCATGGGCGCGCCATTCGGAGGGAATGCGGCAGCCCAGCGCGGCCAGGCGTGAGCGGCATTCCGGCGTCAGCACCGCCGGCGGAGCGGTGCGCTCCTGCGTTCCTCCGGAGTAGACGCGCACGTCCAGCGCCAGCCCGCGGGCCCTCCCGTTGAAAAGGAGTGAGGCGGCAAGCCCCGCTCCGGCAATGCCGCCTCCCACCACCGCCACCCTCGAACCTGTCGCCAGTCTGTTCCCCAGCATCATCCGCGCCCTCGCTGCTGCCCCGCCGTTGCCTGCCTCACCGCGCCCCGTTCAGTGCCGCTGCGCCGGAGGCGAATTCGCGGGCCGGCCGAACACGACGACCCGATCCCGCCCCTCGCGCTTTGCCTCGTAGAGGGCCGCGTCCGCCGCCTTCATCAGCGACTCGGTGTCCTCGCGGGGCCCTTCGAAGGTATGGTCGGCGATGCCCACACTCACACTCAGTCCGAAGGGGGCAGGGCGGCCGTCGCTCTTCTGGACGCCGACGGCGCGCAGCCCGGTGCGGATGCGCTCGGCGAAGACGGCTGCTTCCAACGCCGTCTGGTGCGGTAGCAGCGCGACGAACTCGTCTCCACCGAAGCGGGCCGCGAAGTCCGACTCACGCAGCTCGTGCTTCAACTGGGTGGCCAGCGCGAGAATCGCCCGGTTGCCCACGTCATGGCCCATGCCGTCGTTGATGGCCTTGAGGTGGTCCAGGTCGATGATGACGACGCTCAGCGGGTACTGGTAGCGCTGGGCCCGGCGGAACTCTTCTTCCATCCGGATGGTCAGCGCCCGGAAGTTGGCCAGCCCCGTGAGGCCGTCCGTCTGCGCCAGGACCTGCAGCCGGCGCTGCTGCTCGCTCTGGCGCAGCGCCCGGTCGATACGGGCCAGCAGCTCCCGCGCGCTGGCCGGCTTGTGGATGAAGTCCACGGCGCCCATCTCCAGGCAGCGCTCCAGCGTGGCCTCG from Myxococcus xanthus encodes the following:
- a CDS encoding diguanylate cyclase, which encodes MERRGRTSERSLLLIIEDDAQVRESLVDLLAVRFDVLAAPDSDAGLELAREHRPDLILLDRFLPSGDGLAVLEMLQRESRTEAVPVIFLTGDADEATLERCLEMGAVDFIHKPASARELLARIDRALRQSEQQRRLQVLAQTDGLTGLANFRALTIRMEEEFRRAQRYQYPLSVVIIDLDHLKAINDGMGHDVGNRAILALATQLKHELRESDFAARFGGDEFVALLPHQTALEAAVFAERIRTGLRAVGVQKSDGRPAPFGLSVSVGIADHTFEGPREDTESLMKAADAALYEAKREGRDRVVVFGRPANSPPAQRH